Sequence from the Bremerella volcania genome:
TCGACCAGCCCTTGGGTGGCCTGATTTCAACGCGCGAAGAACGCGTATATCACTTTCAGCATTACGTCGACCGCGCCGTGAACGACCGACGCGGCGAGCCTGCACGAGACACTATTCCGATTCACTATAAAGGTAAGACTTCATGATTGATTTGACCGGAAAAATGGCACTTGTCACCGGTAGTTCGCGAGGCATGGGCCGTGCTTGTGCGCTTCGCCTGGCGGAAGCAGGGGCGGATGTCATTGTGAACTACGTGACCTCCCGATCCGCTGCCATGGAAACGGCCAAGGAAATTCGCGCGATGGGTCGTCGATCGTTCGTCGTGAAGGCCGACGTCAGCCAAAAGGATGATGTCGAATCGATGATGGAATACATCGGCGAACATATCCAGCAATTGGACATCATCGTCAGCAACGCAGCCACGGGTGGATTCCGCCCCCTGCTTGCCGCGAATGAAAAGCATTTCGAGAACACGTACCACACGAACGTGCTAGCCATGCTGTACCTGGTTCAAGCCGGCATGCCACTTTTGGAAAAGAGT
This genomic interval carries:
- a CDS encoding SDR family oxidoreductase encodes the protein MIDLTGKMALVTGSSRGMGRACALRLAEAGADVIVNYVTSRSAAMETAKEIRAMGRRSFVVKADVSQKDDVESMMEYIGEHIQQLDIIVSNAATGGFRPLLAANEKHFENTYHTNVLAMLYLVQAGMPLLEKSKGRAKVIGISSHGSDMALPWYGLIGSSKAALESLARHLTLEVGDKGVNVNIVKSGLVETDSTKRLPGADQMFAHRKDKTMMGDRMLSIEDIANAVIFLASPLSDLVQGETLVVDGGAAVHV